A genomic window from Shewanella vesiculosa includes:
- a CDS encoding ATP-binding protein, with product MSNIKTFSSCTSELKNIRQFVEHACQDFPFREDKVNEIVLAVDEACANVIRHGYHMSKKGCLEIEISSDHEHARFVIKDVCSQITDKQLIPPENNLCEPGGLGLCLIHYVAETVRLLPHKGKGNWLELTVKFE from the coding sequence ATGTCAAACATCAAAACGTTTTCATCTTGTACAAGTGAATTAAAAAATATTCGCCAATTTGTGGAACATGCTTGCCAAGACTTTCCCTTTCGCGAAGATAAAGTTAATGAAATCGTATTAGCCGTTGATGAGGCTTGCGCCAATGTGATTCGTCATGGTTACCACATGTCGAAAAAAGGCTGTTTAGAGATAGAGATCAGCAGTGACCATGAACATGCGCGATTTGTGATTAAAGACGTGTGTTCGCAGATTACTGATAAACAATTAATACCGCCAGAAAACAATTTATGTGAACCGGGTGGCCTAGGCCTTTGCTTGATCCATTATGTGGCAGAAACCGTAAGATTGCTCCCACATAAAGGTAAAGGTAATTGGTTAGAATTGACGGTTAAATTTGAGTGA
- a CDS encoding STAS domain-containing protein, with product MNIEIEQQNNYQVVKLYGEVDLSNSRSIKLDIIKLIKSKNNVIVDFTHLQYIDSSGMASLVEAFNEAKENHTEFHIVGANGSPLQVLQLTRLNTVFNLADSVGAVTHNG from the coding sequence ATGAATATTGAAATTGAGCAACAAAATAATTATCAAGTCGTTAAGCTTTATGGTGAAGTCGATTTGAGCAATTCACGCAGCATTAAACTCGACATCATCAAATTAATTAAGAGTAAAAATAACGTTATTGTCGATTTTACCCATCTGCAATATATCGATAGCTCAGGAATGGCGTCATTAGTTGAGGCATTTAATGAGGCCAAAGAAAACCATACTGAGTTTCATATTGTTGGTGCTAATGGTTCGCCGCTTCAAGTATTGCAATTAACCCGCTTAAACACAGTGTTTAACTTAGCGGATTCAGTAGGTGCTGTAACTCACAATGGTTAA
- a CDS encoding ABC transporter ATP-binding protein — MVKPIITVEHLFAQYGDTQVLKDVNLEVNPGEILVVIGGSGSGKSTLLNHMLGLKTPVSGTIMIDGVNIFTAKSKQLRHLRQKMGVAFQGGALLSSLTVADNVRLPLEQNTSLDTQTIDIMVRMKLELMNMAGTGHMMPSELSGGMLKRAGLARAVIMDPKLLFFDEPSAGLDPTTAVELDELILTLRDAMNMTIVVVTHELESVFKIADRVVVLFNGEVVANGTVDEIKNSPDERIQNMINRQPNTYRDDGEVYFNRLLDKDNI, encoded by the coding sequence ATGGTTAAGCCTATTATTACCGTAGAGCATTTGTTTGCCCAGTATGGTGACACCCAAGTACTTAAGGATGTCAATTTAGAGGTCAACCCCGGAGAGATTCTGGTGGTGATAGGCGGTTCTGGCTCAGGTAAAAGTACTTTACTCAATCATATGCTTGGGCTTAAAACACCGGTTTCTGGCACTATCATGATTGATGGTGTGAATATTTTTACGGCTAAAAGTAAGCAATTACGTCATTTACGTCAAAAAATGGGTGTCGCTTTTCAAGGTGGCGCACTGCTGAGCTCGTTGACTGTGGCCGATAATGTCAGGTTACCCTTAGAGCAGAATACTTCTTTAGACACCCAAACTATCGATATTATGGTGCGGATGAAGCTTGAACTCATGAATATGGCCGGCACTGGTCATATGATGCCCTCTGAATTATCGGGTGGCATGTTAAAGCGTGCCGGCTTAGCTAGAGCGGTTATCATGGACCCTAAGTTACTATTTTTTGATGAACCGTCGGCAGGACTTGATCCGACTACCGCAGTAGAGTTGGATGAGCTTATTTTAACCTTAAGAGATGCTATGAACATGACCATAGTGGTGGTGACTCATGAGCTTGAAAGTGTGTTTAAAATTGCCGATCGTGTGGTGGTATTGTTTAACGGCGAAGTCGTGGCAAATGGCACGGTTGACGAGATTAAAAATTCGCCAGATGAACGTATTCAAAATATGATTAACCGCCAACCTAATACTTACCGAGACGATGGCGAGGTTTACTTCAATCGACTGTTAGATAAGGACAATATTTAA
- a CDS encoding ABC transporter permease, translating into MTALFNAISNLGATTRKNIDSLGLATMFLLRIVSSLFTGLVSFKQVLKQIYFIGNRSLIVIIVAALFTGMVVALQFYDTLVRFGSVDLLGSAVALSLIKELGPVMTALMLIARVGSATCSEIGIMRNEQQFDALDCMAINSYRYVMLPRLLAALICVPILTAVFDLVGISGGYIVGVHIQGENPGAYIQGVLDTISFKDVLVGQIKSLVFGLFIMWIPLYYGFYLHLNQKNMGAEGVSNGTTQAVVMSAIIMLFSDYIVSSLAL; encoded by the coding sequence ATGACCGCCTTATTTAATGCGATCAGTAACCTGGGCGCCACAACACGAAAAAACATCGACAGTTTAGGCCTAGCGACAATGTTTTTACTGCGCATTGTTAGCAGCCTATTTACTGGGCTGGTGTCATTTAAACAAGTGCTCAAGCAAATATACTTTATCGGTAATCGGTCTTTAATCGTTATTATTGTCGCAGCATTATTTACTGGCATGGTTGTGGCGCTGCAATTTTACGATACCTTAGTGCGCTTTGGATCGGTGGATTTGTTGGGTTCGGCAGTGGCCTTGAGTTTGATTAAAGAACTGGGCCCGGTAATGACAGCATTGATGCTGATTGCGCGAGTAGGCTCTGCTACCTGCTCTGAAATTGGTATTATGCGCAATGAGCAGCAGTTTGATGCACTTGATTGCATGGCGATTAACAGTTACCGCTATGTTATGTTGCCACGTTTACTTGCTGCGTTAATTTGTGTGCCTATTCTAACGGCAGTGTTCGACCTGGTTGGGATAAGCGGTGGTTATATCGTTGGCGTTCACATCCAAGGCGAAAACCCCGGTGCATATATTCAAGGTGTGCTGGATACGATTAGCTTTAAAGATGTGCTGGTTGGTCAAATAAAGTCGTTGGTATTTGGTTTATTTATTATGTGGATACCTTTGTATTACGGCTTTTACTTACACCTGAATCAAAAAAATATGGGCGCTGAAGGCGTCAGTAATGGCACCACTCAGGCAGTGGTAATGAGTGCAATTATTATGCTATTTAGTGACTACATCGTTAGCTCATTAGCGCTATAA
- the mlaD gene encoding outer membrane lipid asymmetry maintenance protein MlaD: MKNNYVNFLVGLFVLCGIGALVFMSVTIGGASISNSGQYTLVAKFENSSGLKEGAFVEMSGVRVGLIKSIKYDPKAYESVVTVSLDNSITVPDDSVASIRTSGIIGDRFLKISSGGSDINMEDGDEFIDTESSISIEELVSKYMFSQDK; this comes from the coding sequence ATGAAAAACAATTACGTCAATTTTCTCGTCGGCCTGTTTGTGCTGTGCGGGATTGGAGCCTTGGTATTTATGTCTGTTACCATTGGCGGGGCATCGATTTCTAATAGCGGTCAATATACCTTAGTCGCTAAATTTGAAAACTCTTCAGGTTTAAAAGAGGGGGCTTTTGTTGAAATGTCCGGTGTAAGGGTTGGGTTAATTAAATCGATTAAGTACGACCCTAAAGCGTATGAATCTGTGGTTACAGTGTCATTAGACAACAGTATTACCGTGCCAGATGATTCCGTCGCGTCTATTCGTACATCTGGGATTATCGGTGACAGGTTTCTTAAAATATCCAGCGGTGGATCAGACATCAATATGGAAGATGGTGATGAGTTTATTGATACAGAGTCATCAATTAGCATCGAAGAATTAGTTAGTAAATATATGTTTAGTCAGGATAAATAA
- a CDS encoding phospholipid-binding protein MlaC, whose amino-acid sequence MKSIIALIIMLVMPSVALAAQGPTDRVKLGVSDIISIASDSALSVEQKKQSLSDVIEKHVDIQASAQRVLGKYWREASDSEKRQFMVLLKGVLVDTYIVLLEKYDNETVAYTGETIKKKVYATVDTDIHTKDNIIPVSYQLYQRNDEWKIYDFVAEGLSMIRTFSKDYQSTLKKSGVSGLNEALAAKLAQK is encoded by the coding sequence ATGAAATCGATAATAGCTTTAATCATAATGTTAGTGATGCCGTCTGTAGCTTTAGCAGCACAAGGACCGACGGATCGGGTTAAATTGGGTGTGTCAGATATCATTAGTATTGCTTCTGATAGTGCTTTGTCTGTTGAACAAAAAAAACAATCGCTCAGTGATGTGATTGAAAAGCATGTGGATATTCAAGCGTCTGCGCAACGCGTATTAGGTAAGTATTGGAGAGAAGCAAGCGATAGCGAAAAGCGTCAATTTATGGTGTTGTTAAAAGGCGTGCTAGTCGATACTTATATTGTATTGTTAGAAAAATATGACAATGAAACCGTTGCTTACACTGGCGAGACCATCAAGAAAAAAGTCTATGCAACGGTAGATACCGACATACATACCAAAGACAATATCATTCCAGTTTCTTACCAGCTTTATCAGCGCAATGATGAATGGAAAATTTACGATTTTGTAGCGGAAGGTTTATCAATGATCCGTACCTTTAGTAAAGACTATCAAAGTACCTTAAAGAAAAGTGGTGTTTCTGGTTTAAATGAAGCCCTTGCTGCTAAATTAGCCCAAAAGTAA
- a CDS encoding PP2C family protein-serine/threonine phosphatase — translation MSIDRALANNIIDETLWFKTTLALTLTEFNYYLIKKNGQISCNFSSLCDQHYTNLYKQFQALSLQHSTIEILPLNDDGKTSWALPFGKDSSLFDCIILLDLPANVESHHVSSLYFKLLYQLKSFQFSEASSQLNAAQVWIRDEIEEITRLQQLMLPDKGIELSSVKMAYTYKAMKGAGGDYLDIVDLGKSRPDIQGDIGMIIADVSGHGPAAAVETAMIDAILRTFEPKNLSSSSSEVLNYINQHFFTKKPRGSFLTATVLRYNCKDKELIYANAGHPHAYLKKSQSTGCSRSGRDTDRCTA, via the coding sequence TTGAGTATAGACAGAGCATTAGCTAATAATATCATTGATGAAACCTTGTGGTTTAAAACCACCTTGGCGCTCACGTTAACTGAGTTTAATTATTACCTCATTAAGAAAAATGGCCAAATTAGCTGTAATTTTTCATCCTTGTGTGATCAACATTACACTAACCTGTATAAACAGTTTCAAGCATTGTCGTTACAGCACAGTACCATTGAGATATTGCCATTAAATGATGATGGCAAGACGTCTTGGGCACTGCCTTTTGGTAAAGATTCGAGCTTATTTGACTGTATCATTTTGCTCGATTTGCCTGCCAATGTAGAGTCGCATCATGTTAGTTCATTGTATTTCAAGCTTTTATACCAGCTAAAAAGTTTTCAATTCTCTGAAGCATCTTCACAGCTCAATGCCGCTCAAGTATGGATCCGCGATGAGATAGAAGAGATTACCCGCTTACAACAGCTGATGTTGCCAGACAAAGGTATTGAACTCAGCTCCGTTAAAATGGCCTACACCTACAAAGCAATGAAAGGCGCCGGTGGCGATTATTTAGATATTGTCGATCTCGGTAAAAGTCGTCCTGACATTCAAGGTGATATAGGAATGATTATTGCCGACGTATCGGGGCATGGCCCAGCCGCTGCCGTAGAGACGGCAATGATAGATGCGATTTTACGCACCTTTGAGCCGAAGAACTTATCCAGTAGCTCTTCAGAAGTACTCAATTATATCAATCAACACTTTTTCACTAAAAAGCCCCGCGGCAGTTTTTTAACTGCCACAGTGCTTCGTTATAATTGTAAAGACAAAGAACTCATTTATGCCAATGCTGGCCATCCGCATGCGTACTTGAAAAAAAGCCAATCGACTGGTTGCTCTAGATCAGGGCGGGATACCGATAGGTGTACTGCGTGA
- a CDS encoding SpoIIE family protein phosphatase, whose protein sequence is MREQNWDTYRVSVDVGDILFVYTDVVIETQNAQKELFGFDRLEKAISAAPDEPEAMLEYLEQQMKLFCGFSEFQDDLTMCAIQFI, encoded by the coding sequence CTGCGTGAGCAAAATTGGGATACCTACAGGGTTAGCGTGGATGTTGGTGATATTTTGTTTGTTTATACTGATGTTGTCATCGAAACTCAAAATGCCCAAAAAGAGCTATTCGGCTTTGATCGCTTAGAAAAAGCCATTAGTGCCGCCCCCGATGAACCCGAAGCTATGCTGGAGTATCTTGAACAGCAAATGAAACTATTTTGCGGTTTTTCAGAGTTTCAGGATGACTTAACCATGTGTGCTATCCAGTTTATTTAA
- the hmpA gene encoding NO-inducible flavohemoprotein: MLDTATVQIIKATVPALQLYANDITSHFYPLLFAQHPEVLPYFNQTNQAKGTQPKALANAVIAYGANIDELGNLSAAVSKIVQKHTALGILPHQYDAVGSCLLQAIKAVLGDAATDEVIDAWAKAYGQLANILIAAEESIYTQNEQKTGGWRGEREFIVVKRVDESSVITSFYFQPFDDKSLPSFEAGQFLTLVFDDIDGVSMRRNYSLSDAAGKDYLRISVKREPNGVVSNHLHNHIQLGDKVKLRAPSGDFTLRKNTKPLILLTGGVGITPAISMLNTEAGSGRDIRFIHAALNSDVHAFKHHVDQLALTHDHIKPLYVYSQPGQYCQPHATGFIDASLIAEQLPVDRDVEFYLLGPTGFMKAALAIATSLGIPENQIHYEFFGPTEALSA; this comes from the coding sequence ATGTTAGACACTGCAACTGTTCAAATTATTAAGGCCACTGTCCCCGCGTTACAACTTTACGCCAATGACATTACCAGCCATTTCTATCCATTACTGTTTGCCCAGCATCCTGAAGTATTGCCTTATTTCAACCAAACTAACCAAGCTAAAGGCACTCAACCTAAAGCACTGGCTAACGCTGTGATTGCTTATGGTGCCAATATTGATGAGCTAGGTAATTTAAGCGCTGCGGTCAGTAAAATTGTCCAAAAGCATACCGCACTAGGTATATTGCCGCATCAATATGATGCGGTTGGCAGCTGTTTATTACAGGCCATTAAAGCCGTACTCGGCGATGCTGCAACAGACGAAGTAATTGATGCTTGGGCCAAAGCTTACGGTCAGTTAGCCAACATATTAATTGCGGCTGAAGAGTCAATTTACACACAGAACGAACAGAAAACTGGTGGCTGGCGCGGCGAGCGTGAGTTTATTGTAGTCAAACGTGTAGATGAAAGTTCAGTAATTACCTCATTCTACTTTCAACCATTTGATGATAAAAGTTTGCCAAGCTTTGAAGCCGGTCAATTTCTAACCTTAGTATTTGATGATATCGATGGCGTATCAATGCGTCGTAACTACAGTTTATCTGACGCGGCAGGCAAAGATTACTTAAGAATTAGCGTCAAGCGTGAACCTAATGGTGTGGTATCAAATCACTTACATAACCACATTCAGTTAGGTGATAAAGTGAAATTGCGTGCCCCCAGTGGCGATTTTACTTTACGCAAAAATACCAAACCATTAATTTTACTCACAGGCGGTGTGGGCATTACGCCTGCAATTAGTATGCTCAATACTGAAGCTGGTTCAGGCCGTGATATTCGCTTTATTCATGCGGCTCTTAATAGTGATGTTCATGCGTTTAAACACCATGTTGATCAACTTGCCTTAACCCATGACCACATCAAGCCGTTGTATGTTTACAGCCAACCAGGACAATATTGCCAACCTCATGCGACAGGCTTCATCGATGCATCATTGATTGCGGAGCAACTGCCTGTAGACCGCGATGTAGAATTTTACCTACTTGGCCCTACTGGCTTTATGAAAGCAGCATTAGCTATCGCCACCAGCTTAGGTATACCAGAAAACCAAATTCATTATGAATTCTTTGGCCCAACTGAAGCATTAAGCGCTTAA
- the norR gene encoding nitric oxide reductase transcriptional regulator NorR, translating into MNIVPFIDIVEDLNRDLIKSERYLRLILAIQRAIPCDVVALLKLKQDHLVPVAVVGLKQEALARQFSINHHPRLQQILTNPHITRFDADSTLPDPYDGLVDDGSEQLHVHDCMGSTIYIDGKAWGVLTLDAMQAGSFDSLNPTETRAYIAAVAAAISTSEHIEALEIQVERNHQVAQCMLGSAGPSSIIGNSGAITDLLSEINTVAASDLSVLITGETGVGKELVAKSIHQQSRRSEQPLVQINCAALPESIVESELFGHVKGAYSGAVSDRRGRFELADGGTLFLDEVGELPLAVQAKLLRALQNGEIQRVGSDNIIVVDVRIIAATNRNLQLEVKEGRFRADLYHRLSVYPLPVPALRDRGKDVILLAGYFLEKSQHQLGVAKLRLQQSAINQLAQYHWPGNVRELEHLLSRAALRAISEQGRHARIISISPVHLGSEFMASHSEAPQQTAMENQSTNDSTATLSQVITQGLRDATDEYQRQVIQTVFVTERGNLAAVARSLKLDRSNLIRTMRRLALDPNTGE; encoded by the coding sequence ATGAATATTGTTCCCTTTATCGACATTGTAGAAGACTTAAATCGTGACTTGATAAAATCGGAGCGTTACTTGCGGCTGATTTTAGCGATTCAACGCGCCATTCCGTGCGATGTTGTAGCCTTACTGAAGCTTAAACAGGATCATTTGGTGCCTGTAGCTGTGGTGGGCTTAAAGCAAGAAGCGTTAGCGCGACAATTTTCGATTAACCACCATCCACGCTTGCAGCAAATTTTAACTAACCCACACATTACCCGCTTCGATGCCGACTCAACACTGCCCGATCCCTATGACGGTTTAGTCGATGATGGCAGTGAACAATTGCACGTGCATGACTGCATGGGCAGCACCATTTATATCGATGGTAAAGCCTGGGGCGTTTTAACCTTGGACGCTATGCAAGCAGGTAGTTTTGATTCGCTTAATCCAACCGAAACCCGTGCTTATATTGCTGCTGTGGCCGCTGCGATTAGTACCAGTGAACATATTGAAGCGTTAGAAATTCAAGTTGAACGTAATCATCAAGTGGCACAGTGCATGTTAGGGAGTGCAGGGCCGTCAAGTATTATTGGTAACAGTGGCGCAATTACGGATTTATTGTCAGAGATAAATACTGTTGCCGCCAGCGATCTATCGGTATTAATTACCGGGGAAACTGGTGTGGGTAAAGAGTTGGTTGCCAAAAGCATTCATCAACAATCACGTCGCAGCGAGCAACCGTTAGTGCAAATTAACTGTGCAGCACTGCCAGAAAGCATCGTTGAAAGTGAACTCTTTGGTCATGTAAAAGGTGCTTATTCTGGTGCGGTAAGCGATCGTCGGGGCCGCTTTGAGCTTGCCGATGGCGGCACATTATTTTTAGATGAAGTGGGTGAATTACCGTTAGCGGTACAAGCTAAGTTATTGCGTGCATTGCAAAATGGTGAAATTCAGCGTGTTGGTAGCGACAATATTATTGTGGTGGATGTCAGAATTATTGCTGCAACTAATCGAAATTTGCAGCTAGAAGTTAAAGAAGGTAGGTTTAGAGCTGACTTGTATCATCGTTTAAGTGTTTATCCACTGCCTGTGCCAGCATTACGAGATCGCGGTAAAGACGTTATTTTATTGGCAGGCTATTTTTTAGAAAAAAGCCAACATCAACTTGGGGTCGCGAAACTGAGGTTGCAACAAAGCGCGATTAATCAATTAGCCCAATATCATTGGCCTGGCAATGTGCGTGAGTTAGAGCACTTGCTTAGTCGCGCTGCCTTAAGGGCCATTAGTGAACAAGGTCGTCATGCTCGTATTATTAGTATTAGCCCTGTGCATCTGGGGTCAGAGTTTATGGCGAGCCATTCTGAAGCACCACAGCAAACCGCGATGGAGAATCAATCCACCAATGATTCAACGGCTACGTTATCCCAAGTGATAACCCAAGGACTGCGTGATGCCACCGATGAGTATCAGCGGCAAGTCATACAAACAGTATTCGTGACTGAGCGAGGTAACTTAGCTGCAGTTGCAAGGTCCTTAAAGCTAGATAGAAGTAATTTAATTCGTACCATGCGTCGTTTAGCGCTTGATCCTAATACGGGTGAGTAA
- a CDS encoding DUF1499 domain-containing protein — MQKSSLSNIALVVALVAVALAVLMVFGSTIGLWDPIVGFMASRNYNNLLGYVVVVIGLVALITSFTIKQNSRAKGRGLINSTIALVLGLGILAPSIVALVIEPVKYPPIHDITTNTQSPPQFEFLTDSREGAKNSLVYGGPEIAAQQLQAFPNINPIVSDLTADAAYQKALMVAESMGWTIVAQDPKARRFESTSRTPFFNFADDIVVVVSVLEQGSRIDLRSVSRVGIGDRGVNAQRIQEFSLRFAE; from the coding sequence ATGCAAAAAAGCAGTTTAAGTAATATTGCGTTAGTGGTGGCATTGGTTGCAGTAGCACTTGCCGTATTAATGGTATTTGGATCGACAATAGGATTATGGGATCCCATAGTCGGCTTCATGGCCAGCCGTAATTACAATAACTTGCTGGGATATGTTGTCGTCGTGATTGGGTTAGTTGCATTAATTACCAGCTTTACCATTAAGCAAAACAGTCGTGCTAAGGGTAGAGGGCTTATCAATTCGACCATAGCATTAGTGCTTGGATTAGGCATATTGGCGCCGAGTATTGTGGCATTGGTTATTGAGCCAGTTAAATACCCACCTATTCACGATATAACCACTAATACCCAATCGCCACCGCAATTTGAATTTTTAACTGACAGCCGTGAAGGCGCTAAAAACAGCTTAGTTTATGGTGGACCCGAAATCGCTGCGCAGCAACTGCAAGCTTTTCCTAATATTAACCCTATAGTGTCAGACTTAACCGCTGATGCGGCTTATCAAAAGGCACTTATGGTTGCGGAGTCAATGGGTTGGACTATTGTCGCTCAAGACCCAAAGGCACGTCGTTTTGAAAGTACCTCAAGAACCCCATTTTTTAACTTCGCAGACGATATTGTTGTGGTCGTGTCTGTATTAGAGCAGGGTAGCCGTATTGATTTACGCAGTGTATCGCGGGTTGGAATCGGCGATCGCGGTGTCAATGCACAACGCATTCAAGAATTTAGCCTGCGGTTTGCTGAATAA
- a CDS encoding FadR/GntR family transcriptional regulator: protein MVNFTSVKHMKASDEIGNQLKNAIFEGKYLAGDKLPSERELIELFQISRTVVREAIKGLEASGLVEIKQGAMGGAFVKLMTFERLTNVCQELFIMEKMSFAEVCEARLQIEPMVAKLAAQNCTPELAEKLREASRCEEHILDYSDTVYSRQKVHYILADMSGNRFLAAIVKSLLQVISNATSKFEPSHDKVHPVGLHDAIIAAVIAQDGQQAEAEMRTHLQAFTLRLNAVEKDYRDTEK, encoded by the coding sequence TTGGTTAACTTTACCTCAGTCAAACACATGAAAGCTTCCGATGAAATAGGAAACCAACTAAAGAATGCTATTTTTGAAGGTAAGTATTTAGCTGGTGATAAACTACCATCCGAACGAGAACTCATTGAATTGTTTCAAATAAGTCGCACTGTAGTGCGAGAAGCAATTAAAGGACTTGAAGCGAGTGGCCTTGTAGAAATTAAACAAGGTGCGATGGGTGGCGCTTTCGTAAAACTGATGACATTTGAACGACTGACTAATGTGTGTCAGGAATTGTTCATCATGGAAAAAATGTCATTCGCCGAAGTCTGCGAGGCAAGATTACAAATTGAGCCTATGGTGGCTAAATTAGCAGCGCAAAATTGCACCCCTGAACTGGCAGAAAAATTACGTGAGGCCTCTCGCTGTGAAGAACACATATTAGACTATTCTGATACCGTTTATTCACGCCAGAAAGTGCATTATATTTTAGCTGATATGTCAGGAAATCGTTTTCTCGCGGCTATCGTCAAATCTCTGTTGCAAGTTATCAGTAATGCAACTTCAAAATTTGAACCTAGCCATGACAAAGTCCATCCAGTAGGCCTGCATGATGCAATTATTGCAGCGGTTATCGCACAAGATGGTCAACAAGCTGAGGCAGAAATGCGCACACACTTACAAGCATTTACCCTAAGGCTCAACGCTGTAGAAAAAGATTATAGAGACACTGAAAAATAA
- a CDS encoding FAD-binding protein, which translates to MSNNDSKKPEAIDQYTANVLQNGISRRSFLTRAAVGTGAVAFTGLSGGMASAATDEACQNAAKSSDGGATLEFMPKPKPISDRLIVSTQTFDVVVVGAGASGVPAALSAAENGAKVAVLQKQAIVVSQGNTGSGIDLANSDKAGVEAMVSRLMSDSAHRCHPELVREWAYNSGEAVSWVIDRAKKGGAQIVDQGTKVQHGIRGVTEHKLNFVTSFCGPKPYTTGDGMRDLAKVAEKAGVKFFFNMPAQQLIQDESGKVIGVIAKDRDGKYHKYLAKKGVILSSGDYQNNEAMCNFFIPDLKHFERKQMDRTGDGFSMAYWAGGVIEPIGHTKMLHDFDAGPASMCDMPFLAVNRKGNRFVNETVEMSLMNNYLRDAENAGNYSQVFDSNYMDQAANWPGKLYSPEEMKIYMPEDPAPKVGVFASQTNTYSANTLEELAVKLECDPKTFVANVKRYNELCKTGKDDDFGKPSSKMLPVVKAPFYGIHRRMRISTLCSGMLVDKNHQALDADGNKIGGLFVIGNLGGGFYGGVDYPLTVFGLSLGRCYTFGYLAGRYVAKL; encoded by the coding sequence ATGAGTAATAATGATTCAAAGAAGCCGGAAGCAATCGATCAATACACCGCGAATGTCCTGCAAAATGGTATTTCACGACGTAGCTTTTTAACTCGTGCTGCAGTGGGTACTGGCGCAGTTGCATTTACCGGTCTAAGTGGCGGAATGGCTTCTGCTGCAACAGATGAAGCCTGCCAAAACGCAGCTAAAAGTTCAGATGGCGGCGCAACGTTAGAGTTTATGCCTAAGCCGAAACCGATTTCTGACAGACTGATCGTATCGACACAAACGTTCGACGTGGTTGTGGTTGGTGCCGGTGCTTCAGGTGTTCCTGCGGCACTATCAGCGGCTGAGAATGGCGCTAAAGTTGCGGTATTACAAAAACAAGCGATTGTCGTTTCTCAAGGTAACACAGGTTCTGGTATTGATTTGGCGAACAGCGATAAGGCTGGTGTCGAAGCCATGGTTAGCCGTTTAATGAGCGACAGTGCTCACCGTTGTCACCCTGAACTTGTTAGAGAATGGGCGTATAACTCTGGTGAGGCAGTTTCTTGGGTTATCGATCGTGCTAAAAAAGGTGGCGCGCAAATCGTAGACCAAGGCACTAAAGTGCAACATGGTATTCGTGGTGTCACTGAACATAAGCTCAATTTTGTGACCTCATTTTGTGGCCCTAAGCCATATACCACAGGTGACGGCATGCGTGATTTAGCTAAAGTAGCTGAAAAAGCGGGTGTTAAATTCTTCTTCAACATGCCTGCACAACAACTAATCCAAGATGAATCTGGCAAAGTTATTGGTGTTATTGCCAAAGACCGTGATGGCAAATACCACAAATACCTTGCTAAAAAAGGTGTGATTTTGTCGTCTGGTGATTATCAGAATAACGAAGCAATGTGTAACTTCTTCATTCCTGATTTGAAGCATTTTGAACGCAAGCAAATGGATCGTACTGGCGATGGTTTCTCTATGGCTTACTGGGCCGGTGGCGTAATCGAACCTATCGGTCATACCAAAATGTTGCACGATTTTGACGCCGGTCCAGCTTCAATGTGTGATATGCCATTCCTTGCTGTTAACCGCAAAGGTAATCGTTTCGTCAATGAAACGGTTGAAATGTCATTGATGAATAACTACCTACGTGATGCAGAAAATGCGGGTAACTACTCTCAAGTCTTTGATTCTAATTACATGGACCAAGCTGCTAACTGGCCTGGAAAACTGTACTCACCTGAAGAAATGAAAATCTATATGCCTGAAGATCCAGCGCCTAAGGTCGGCGTGTTTGCATCTCAGACAAATACCTACTCAGCCAATACCTTGGAAGAGCTTGCAGTAAAACTGGAATGTGACCCTAAAACCTTCGTTGCCAATGTTAAGCGCTATAACGAGCTTTGCAAAACCGGTAAAGATGACGATTTTGGTAAGCCTTCATCAAAAATGCTTCCTGTTGTTAAAGCCCCTTTCTATGGCATTCACCGCCGCATGCGTATCTCAACCCTTTGTTCAGGAATGCTAGTCGATAAAAATCATCAAGCGCTTGATGCTGATGGCAACAAAATTGGCGGCTTATTCGTTATCGGTAACTTAGGTGGTGGCTTCTATGGTGGCGTTGATTACCCACTGACTGTATTCGGATTGTCACTAGGACGTTGTTATACGTTTGGCTACTTAGCAGGTAGGTATGTGGCCAAGCTATAA